From bacterium:
GCGAACTTCGCCATAACATACGACACCGCTCCACCCAAAAAGATCCCGATGCCACCCCCCAACAGGCAGATGACTACTGATTCGATCAAGAACTGGAACATGATGTCATCGTTATCGGCCCCGATTGCCTTGCGCAGCCCGATCTCGTTGGTCCGTTCTGTCACCGATACCAGCATGATGTTCATGATGCCGATCCCGCCCACCAGCAAGCTGATCAGGGCTACCGATCCCAAGAGATAGGTAAATGTCTTCATGGTCGAAGTCAGGGTTTCCTGGAGATCGGCCATGTTGCGGACATTGACAAGTTCAATCTTGGTAGAGGGCAACCGGTGCTGTGACAGAATGACCTGCGTGATCTTACTGCTGACGTCGGTCATTTTCGAAGGATCGTTGACATAGACATCTATGGAATTCAGATATTCGGTTCCGAATAGGCGGTACATGGCGGTGTTGACCGGGATGATGATCTGGTCATCCTGGTCGCGGAAACCGGTGGCCCCCTTTTCCGGCAGGACGCCGATCACCTGGAAATCGATGCGGTTGATTTTAATATACTCGCCCAGTGGGTTATCCGTGCCGAATAGCTTGGTGGCGACTGTCTTGCCGATCACCGCCACTTTCTTTCTTAGAATGGTCTCCTCGTCGGTGAAAAACCTGCCGCTGTATGGTTGCGAACTCTTGACATCGGCATAGGCGGCCGATGTCCCGCTAACCGATGTGCTCCAGTTATTGGCTCCATAGACGGCCTGGACATTGCCATTGACGTACGGAGCGATCTTGTCCACTCCTGGGATTGCGGCCACCGCGCGGCTGTCATCAAGCGTCAGTCTCAGGGCAGAACCGGACCCCATGGAAACACCGCCCCGCGAGCCGGAAG
This genomic window contains:
- a CDS encoding ABC transporter permease, with amino-acid sequence RNKNLGFIFQSFNLLPKLSSLKNVGLPKIYNVGGTSNDEAAMLSLVGLGDRASHRPNELSGGQQQRVAIARALVNRPRVIMADEPTGNLDTKSAQEIIGLLTKLNESGITVIMVTHEPNLAQTARRIIRLQDGKVISDERLKAIPQATENGDALSGENLGHKVVTGSRVKEYFQQAIDSLTMNKTRAALSILGVMIGVSSLIAMLALGNGAQADVKKRLSSLGTNVLSVRPSSGSRGGVSMGSGSALRLTLDDSRAVAAIPGVDKIAPYVNGNVQAVYGANNWSTSVSGTSAAYADVKSSQPYSGRFFTDEETILRKKVAVIGKTVATKLFGTDNPLGEYIKINRIDFQVIGVLPEKGATGFRDQDDQIIIPVNTAMYRLFGTEYLNSIDVYVNDPSKMTDVSSKITQVILSQHRLPSTKIELVNVRNMADLQETLTSTMKTFTYLLGSVALISLLVGGIGIMNIMLVSVTERTNEIGLRKAIGADNDDIMFQFLIESVVICLLGGGIGIFLGGAVSYVMAKFAGWSMSVTADSIVLALSFSLIIGVVFGLWPARKASNLSPIEALRYA